One window from the genome of Gimesia aquarii encodes:
- a CDS encoding ferredoxin family protein: MTHVVTEACFNCKYTDCVVVCPVECFYEADSMVYINPDECIDCEACVPECPVEAIYHEDNVPEKWQEYIQINAEKSQELPVITEKKEPLADC, from the coding sequence ATGACGCACGTGGTTACAGAGGCTTGCTTCAATTGCAAATATACAGATTGTGTCGTAGTTTGCCCTGTAGAGTGTTTCTACGAAGCAGATTCAATGGTTTACATCAATCCGGATGAGTGCATTGACTGTGAAGCATGCGTTCCTGAATGCCCGGTTGAAGCCATTTATCATGAAGATAATGTTCCGGAAAAATGGCAGGAATACATTCAGATCAACGCCGAAAAATCACAGGAACTTCCTGTGATTACCGAAAAGAAAGAACCTTTGGCTGATTGCTAA